ccgatggagttctacatcgacaagggctgccgcctcagtgcataacacactgctacaacaaccacaactttTATTTTCTCTGCCTTAAGGGATACGTTTTGTCCCCTGCACGGAGTAACAATGAGCAcctcacaggctggaactttgagctccgatctgtgtggttttTCTTGTGGTTAGTGGAATGCACCATACGAAGTAGCTCCCACTGCAGTCGCGGAAAATCAGCTGAATCCAGCGGAGAATGTCAAAGAGAGGCAGGGCGTCACCGGCTCTTTCATAAACACTGAGcgcttatgatgctcgatatggcgcCTTTAAGCAACCAATAGCCATCATGTTCCCCCAGCGAACGGTCCATAAGACCAGAACAAGCTTACTTACTTAAAGAAGCCTGACGAGGATTgctacctccacatatagaAATGAGGCTGCGTTTTGACGTTTTGTTAAAATCatactaattttgttttttcttttttctaacAGATCCTACTCTGAACTGCTAAATCCCAAAAAACCTGCTAAGCCTGAAGGTGAAATACCATATAAAAAATTGGAAGACATTATGAAAATCGAATTAATACAAGACAAATCGGCGGAGGAAATATccaaaatatggtttgaatatCATAAGACAAAGGATGTTTTAGCTGCCACTTTGACAGTGGAACAATTTGAACGTTTAATGGAACGTGCTAAAAAACATCCCATATTTCTGTTGCCTTTGCCTCGCAGCGAAGGTTTCGAATTTATAATGTTGCAATTTGCCAGCAATGCAGTACATTTCACACCACTACTAGCCTATCAGGTAAGCGAACAATTAACGCTTTGGTAATTTaatgtgattgaaattttaaattgactCCTTTTTTTTGTCAAGGTTCATGCTGAAAATGCTCCCGAATGTCTAACCATTGTACACTATACGGAAATGCGTGATAAGGGCATTATATTGATGCGTGGCGAATACGATAGTAAGGTGGTAAGCGGTCAGGAAGCTCAGTGTTTAGCCAATGAATTACAAATGTTCTATTGTAAAAATGATCCAGCCAAACAGCAACTTTTGGAGACATTTACCTCGAAACCGGATGAATTCAAGCACATGGATTTAATTAAAGAAGTTGAGAATATTCAACTTGTTTAGGTGACAAACAATGGtaaacaataataaaatgtaATTAATTGGAAAAATGTATCCAATTTTGTAAAAGTGGTGTATGGGAGGAGATAGGTTAgttaagatttttttcaatttcgctgaaattttttgggGGGAAATGGATTAGCATTAGGgtatttaagaaaataatgCCCAAACAGGTCCATATATTAATTGTGTTCTTGTACTCAAAATAGGTCTGTtagcgtacttttccagtaaacatTTTCAGGAGAGcaagagccattttactctctttaaaaaaagtacccgaacgacttccaataaaaatttgcagaacaacagctgatttttgttttggttggtttttaatttggttgcttaaaccccgtttacactgctctttaaatccggatataATGCCTCatatgttttccctttataaaatcagctgacgagagccttaaatccgaatTGAATGAGCAGCTTTAAATCCGAATCTAATGCGTTTACACGGGTTTTAGGAAAACAGTTGTTTTAGAATTAATAATGATCGTGATACTTGTAAGGTATTTTCCTTAGGTagacgtcaatttattgactcgagagtgacaaggctagaatgggagccattcgtcgtatccgtgataTCCGTaccgctggacagccatcacagtttaccgtgcacgaagctacgaataACACCCATGTCCcatgtcatttcgtttgcaacacatcgaaatatctatttccgaccctataaagtatatatattcttgatcgtcgtaaaaatctaagacgatcaatcCATGTCGGTCTGGCCATCTGTCATGCACAggctttaaaaatgtaaataattaactaaaactttgcacaggttgttttttttattcgtaGGCAGGTtatgtttgaagatgggctatatcggactatatcttgatatagcccccatatagaccgatttcccgatttaaggccttgagaccataaaaggcgcatttattattcgatttcgctgatatttggcataTGGAACTATGATAGGCTTTTATACATCAgtgccatatatggtttagatcggtgtatatttggatatagctgtcatatagaccaatatttttgtcatatagaccaatatttctcATCAGGTTAtgacgaaaggaggtttacatatatacccggccgaacataatacctttttacttcttatttctGCTAAGTCTTCTTGGTCGGGACTCGACTGAGCCCTTTTTGGCTCTTCCTTCTTACCTTCCTCACAAAaggtaaatttcaaaaaagtccACCAATTAACCGTAAGACAACTACAAAAGGCGTTGGAAACAGAACTCTCTGATTGTATGCCAACAGATGTGCACTCGCGCAGTATGCACCCCTAGCAAAATTTTCGATTGGAGGCAAGATATTTATGTCGCCACTTCATTGTACAATAAGGAAGTAGCGTCAATAAGGAAGTAGCgtcaaaaatctacccccaacgaaactatcttgagtggcaaatgccgtaaattgaaatgtcaaagtggttttagaaatgaaCTTTACAACTTACTTCTTCATATGTACTTTATATTTGTATTATCatagaatatcggatcaaataaaacatcccctctagattttagaaaaaatcacagctgtatTATCAAATTTTTGGCATTTAGATTCACaggaaaatcaaaaaatgttactcagctgttcgcatgacctcaccttataagttcATCCtgtcgccactgaaaaatagttgtgtagatCATGACATAATCACCAGGTagcgtaccgtaaacagctgagtaaaattttttctcgcgaagtgcactatttgttaacgagttttggttgtgtgtgtatattATAGCTAAGACCGATAACACGCCCAAACAACGAATAATGGCGCAAAATAGTAAcacacacaaaatcagagttgcactaatcaccgaTTTTGATAGATGGTGTtctaaatattttgttgttgggcaactgccactacttgtaaataaatatatcttggtGTAGATTACAAGACagcgacaaacatcgatttataattttgccagatttttaatcatttttaacTAACAAAGTACATAAATACTAAAATTaatcatttttatttgcaaataacatAATTTCTTGTTTCAAAACACACATTTTCATTCgtaattgcaagaaaaaattcttcaatgcatattatgtcaccctgttatgCAAAGAAAATTCCATTTGAGCTGCGCACCTacaagcgaaattttcgataaCGGTATCATTGCATGCTGCACCAAAAATTTCATGTGGCTGGTGCTATGTTAGTTTTTTTACCGTTGAAAACCTGTGTTCTTCGCTATTACTTTTAAAAAAACTACCtaaataacaatgataaaatagcaattttattaaaattttacaatagaTAGTGAGGGAAAGTCCTGCTGAATAAAATCAGcgagtttttttgtttaaattttttatttaaaaaaggaTCCGGCGAAAAAATCTCGAAATTGAATATAGTATTAGCCTTTAGggggtaaataaaacaaatacacTTTAATTTTCTTTGTTCACTTTGTTGTCGGTGTTTAAATATATTGTATGATCAAAAATACATCTATGAAACGCATCTTGCTCGATATGTCATGCATCTTTTAGTACAGCATTGTTCAGAATATTGACAATATTCCCCTATTTTTGCACAATTCTCTTCAACTTGAATGGCGTGATCCTCGTCTTCTTGAATCCCAACAtcattttttgtgattttattgAAGATGACCTCATTTTCGGAAACATCCTTTAGCAGACTGCTCGCAATGCGATCGATGCTATTTGCATTGGAAGATTCGAGAAAACTGCATGCGAGAATTGCAAAGCATACAGTCAGTAAAAATCTCATGATGAAAAGGAAATTGGCTTTTCTGATTTAATTGCACTTGATAGTttggaatattttaaataaCTAATACTTTCTATCAAGTCCACAACCCATATTTATATGCGAAAAATGAAACTCGATTACTATCTATTGCAGATTATGGGTGGCAAGTGCTACTCATATCTCTCTAAATACATTCGATATCAACAGTCCTTAATTGCCATGTCGTAACTTCCAGACATGGCATTATCAAGGCAATAAAAATAGGTCAGTACTTAGCAAAACGTTTATTAATTTCGAAGTAAACAAAATACAAGTCAAGAGCGATAAATGGGGCCAAACTTTTTTAAACCTTCATACTATAAGATTTAACACAAAAcacattaaaaaattatatcaaaaATAAACCATGTCTATCTTAAAAAAGCCAAATTGGAAGAACGAGTAACATTGGGGTCGTATAGggtaaatttagatatagacgCAAGGATTTAAAAGGATAACCCCATTTACGTTGCTCTTTAAATCCTTATTTAATGGCTCCATCATCTGTTTATCCTTTATAAAAACAGCTGACGAGAGTCTTAAATCCGGAATTAATGAGTAATATAAACGAggtttatgttaggttaggtttaaagcTCACTTAGGTGTTTTCGTCAATTGTGATACTACAAGatcaggagaaggaagatggcttCTAGTTCCACCGTTGAATCAACCAGATCgctacaacttgcgaatgttcacagccGCTGGGCTATGTTAGATTAGGGTAAAACATcagcctgccatcagactcacttagacgttttcgtccattgtgacaccacaggaTCAGGTGAAGGAAGATGACTTTTAGTTccaccgttgaatcatccagatcgctttaagaagccctacaacttgcgaatgttcacatccgctaattcagacaagtTTTTAAAGATATAAGAACCTAAAGTTCGTCATGCGGTACACACCCCCAGCAGATGTTCTGATGTCTCTTTTTCCTTGACgtcctgcaaaagtcgttacttgcatgacataattaccatgGAGTGCATGAGGATAGCAAtcaagtccggtactgccgagatagaactatacaacgtgtacatacagccggttggtagctgtgtcccgattaatgcccaagcttacaaccccgacataagtgggttactatctggccataatcgtccgGTTCTAGCGACTTTAATTCGCATTACATTTTATGGCATTcttccctaggtaacgaccagcgtggcatacatagttttggcagagcagattgaaagttCCAGGTTtggcacggtgaatgaggatgctcccactaggattacgaggaggagCAGCcgttcgccagacatttccattacatccgctgatctcctgagtgacgtatcctggcaagccgtcatctctttgaggtccccataattctcatcatcgaccgaccacccgacttcataacctctgaacgccggacgtttatcaatccgAAGAAGGCTGATTGGGCTGgattcagagagtataccaatcgccgcttcagtgaactgccactcccctcggatgtgctagtgaccgagaggaaattccgagacattattaacgcagcagccactcgctttatactagccggtcgaataccccaagtgagGTACTCACAGgcaagcgtgatgggattcgttctATGGACCTTACtaaacccagaatcagcgatctgaatctggaaataaacagggtcgccaacgaacataagcggaatttgtggctggaacacttggagcaatgtaatttaggcaccggtgtaggcaagctgtggtctactgttaaatcactctcgaaccccggtagacgggatgacaggacctcagtcactaaTGGCGAAATAACCGCGACTggtccgaagagatgcgccaggttgttcaaccaagACTGATAGGGCAAGGAGGACAGCCATTTGtcatattcgtggtctccgagtcgataaacagccatcacaatttaccgtgggcgaagttacgaatatcaTCCGCGGCGCCAAATCATTTAAGGCATTGGGTTCCattctctacattgatgttgaagaatctggattcacctggagttgagtaccttactgctgtcctcaacctgtctttgaacactcttatagttcccgatgtctggaaaatgggcagagtgatcccgctactgaagccttgaaaagacccgagtttgggggagtcgtacagaccgatctcccttctctaaccagtggcaaagacgcttgaggcattactcctcccgagcctcgtaggagaatttccattcgctgagcatcaacatagatttcgaagactgcatagcagaACAACAGCTTCACATGCCATCACCATGGCTACAATCAGCCCATGCCATGTGATaaaacggtcctcgtggcactggacctatcgaaggcatttgacatggttagccatgccaaactttttgaggacatcgcATCGAATATATCTTGGTTCCAGGTAGCGACAGCAAAGCAGATACCTCTTCAAAAATCTGACACTTAATACCATCAAACCTGGCTGGCtgctaacagctgttcgcgtgagaccacctttttaaatctgcCTTGCGCTACcggtaacaaaaattttgttgaggATATGTCAATGAATTTCGTATGGTagcgaaaatttcgccagaggtgcatactgcgcttAAACACTAgaacaaaaatgattttttttattgcatgTTTTCGTAGAAAGTTATTTGAGCCCCAGGTTAGTAATCTACTCGTTAACCGCTTttatttgatagccatattgcctaggttagGGGGTTCAAAAGTCTCAAGGCCCCACAGATCCTTCCCAGGTCCATGTTTGGAAATTCTTTTGCACCTTTGTAGTCTACTCGTTATTACCTGTCGTTTGATATACATATTGAATAGGTTAGAGCATTTACCATTGAGGGGGTTTCGGCCAATAGGGGTGTCCACGGACCTTTGCCCATAAAACGgacttcagattcgtggtcCTGGGGTCAAGCAACAtctatataccaaatttcagcgaaatccgaggTGCGCCCAGTCCGTAAAGGATTTAAGAATTCTGTTTCAGATTGCTAGGATCTTCGTGTGGCAAACTGTCTGAATTCATTGTCCATCGAAAATGACTTCAAACTCCATTAAAACTGTCATATACCATTATAAGTTTCATACGCAAACTATACGTTTAACTAATTGCAATCATATTTGACATTGGCATTTGACAGCATTGCCAATAGCAATTTTTTCTTGGCTGCCATCAGTCATCAGTGACACACACGAGATTCTACCAATAAGATCTCAAAAGAATTGTAGTTGATAAAAACATTTGTTCAACTTTTTGCCAATTTCTTGAACAAAAAAA
This Stomoxys calcitrans chromosome 2, idStoCalc2.1, whole genome shotgun sequence DNA region includes the following protein-coding sequences:
- the LOC106082120 gene encoding ATP synthase mitochondrial F1 complex assembly factor 1, translated to MACVSNTLKLLNTNRAIVRTIAMSAQRRAEEALEKMKDKNPYFEKYADKIAKLQKTSPEEFLERVDKVVNPIKEGKSQARSYSELLNPKKPAKPEGEIPYKKLEDIMKIELIQDKSAEEISKIWFEYHKTKDVLAATLTVEQFERLMERAKKHPIFLLPLPRSEGFEFIMLQFASNAVHFTPLLAYQVHAENAPECLTIVHYTEMRDKGIILMRGEYDSKVVSGQEAQCLANELQMFYCKNDPAKQQLLETFTSKPDEFKHMDLIKEVENIQLV